The following are encoded in a window of Brevinematales bacterium genomic DNA:
- a CDS encoding WecB/TagA/CpsF family glycosyltransferase gives MIPLPVKFFGLKVTPIDRDTLREHLIQTLFEKGKFRAIILDEKKLFHTIFDKQFREIVNSAEIVLCASQTVRWVAKLFTKKKVPIILPVTLMLDLLRASEEMSYTIFLFGGNRQISSLTLNVIRKSFPQVRIVGNYPSNISAEELENVQIAIRKSAPQIFFAGLNGGMKQEIWLTGQEPNLTNSVIVGADDAFRVIAGRQQMPPIWVQQKEWTGVYRILRNPFNFARIFRIFIIVIVSLYRKIFRRET, from the coding sequence ATGATTCCGCTGCCAGTGAAATTTTTCGGTTTGAAGGTAACCCCGATCGACCGCGATACGCTCCGGGAGCACCTGATTCAAACCCTGTTCGAGAAAGGAAAGTTCAGGGCCATCATCCTTGACGAGAAAAAGCTGTTCCACACCATTTTCGATAAACAATTCCGTGAAATCGTCAACAGCGCGGAAATCGTGCTATGCGCGTCTCAGACTGTGCGATGGGTCGCGAAGCTATTCACAAAAAAGAAAGTCCCGATAATACTGCCGGTTACCCTGATGCTCGACCTTCTCCGCGCGTCGGAGGAAATGAGCTATACGATATTCCTGTTCGGCGGCAACCGCCAGATCAGCAGTCTGACTCTGAACGTCATCAGGAAATCGTTCCCGCAGGTGCGGATAGTCGGTAATTACCCGTCGAATATCTCCGCGGAGGAGCTGGAAAATGTCCAGATCGCAATCCGTAAAAGCGCCCCGCAGATATTTTTCGCGGGCCTGAACGGCGGGATGAAGCAGGAGATATGGCTGACCGGACAGGAGCCGAACCTCACCAATTCGGTCATTGTCGGCGCCGACGACGCGTTCCGGGTGATCGCGGGACGTCAGCAGATGCCCCCGATCTGGGTACAGCAGAAAGAATGGACGGGGGTTTACCGGATCCTGAGAAACCCGTTTAACTTCGCGCGGATATTCAGGATATTCATCATCGTTATCGTCAGTCTCTACCGGAAAATCTTCCGCCGAGAAACCTGA
- the mtnA gene encoding S-methyl-5-thioribose-1-phosphate isomerase, which yields MSPEPVIRHIYLDGRELVILDQRALPSAERLLRLKNAEEIYDAIKTLAVRGAPAIGIAAAYGVYVHLANQDSFTIDGALAAVNLLKSARPTAYNLFYTLGRQEKIIRSGIDSRAMLDRLRDEALRIHREDLEQSARIAEYGAGLIHDGDGIIGHCNAGGLATGGNGTSLALIYGAHRAGKHIRVYVDETRPLLQGARLTAWELERAGVPYEIITDSMAGAVMQSGMANIVLVGADRIAMNGDFANKIGTYSLAVLAKYHGIGFYTAAPVSTFDPDTTDGKSIPIEQRDPIEVLEFAGVRTAPKGANAYNPAFDVTPSELLSGIVCDRGLITPPFAENIIKMRDQELE from the coding sequence ATGTCCCCCGAACCGGTCATACGGCATATCTACCTCGACGGCCGCGAACTGGTGATACTCGACCAACGCGCGTTACCGTCGGCGGAACGCCTCCTGCGCCTGAAGAACGCGGAGGAGATATACGACGCGATTAAGACTCTCGCGGTACGCGGAGCCCCGGCGATCGGGATCGCGGCGGCATACGGAGTTTACGTCCATCTCGCGAATCAGGATTCGTTTACTATAGACGGTGCGCTGGCGGCAGTGAACCTGCTCAAGTCCGCGCGACCCACGGCATACAATTTATTTTATACGCTCGGGCGGCAGGAAAAAATCATCCGCTCGGGCATAGACTCCCGGGCGATGCTCGACAGGCTTCGGGACGAGGCTCTGCGGATACACCGTGAAGACCTCGAACAAAGCGCGAGGATCGCGGAGTACGGCGCGGGGCTGATTCATGACGGGGACGGGATTATCGGCCATTGCAACGCCGGGGGATTGGCTACCGGCGGTAACGGCACGTCTCTCGCGCTGATTTACGGAGCGCACCGCGCGGGGAAACATATCAGGGTCTATGTCGACGAGACCCGTCCGCTGCTTCAGGGCGCGCGTCTGACGGCATGGGAACTCGAACGGGCGGGGGTGCCCTACGAGATTATCACCGACAGTATGGCGGGCGCGGTGATGCAAAGCGGCATGGCGAATATCGTGCTGGTCGGCGCAGACCGTATCGCGATGAACGGGGATTTCGCGAACAAGATCGGGACATACAGTCTCGCGGTGCTGGCGAAGTATCACGGGATCGGCTTCTATACGGCCGCCCCGGTTTCCACGTTCGACCCGGATACGACGGACGGGAAATCGATACCGATAGAACAGCGCGACCCTATCGAGGTGCTCGAGTTCGCGGGAGTACGTACCGCCCCGAAGGGCGCGAATGCGTATAATCCGGCGTTCGACGTCACCCCGTCGGAACTGTTAAGCGGGATTGTCTGCGACAGGGGATTAATTACCCCGCCGTTCGCGGAGAATATTATAAAAATGAGAGATCAGGAGCTGGAATGA